A portion of the Gadus macrocephalus chromosome 10, ASM3116895v1 genome contains these proteins:
- the LOC132466330 gene encoding transmembrane O-methyltransferase homolog encodes MWLLPLSVPLLGLLALLARQRGILAAGRGALNRVLRWARGPACPRRTHAFVFSQCTHGRADSVLETFDLYAETHHTLELGRVRGVELDEVVVRAAPRRVLELGLGCGYSAVRTLRLLPPGGRLLAVEADPLSAELGEELVLVAGFKHHQFEVLTCSSAEAIAGLRRPLHGDQGEEEGGLDLVLMDHDPQHYLPDLRALEGWGLLRPGGCLVLMVFRGHNSVVRQEVLEHVESRPQSYSSSVRSGCGGMMEVQYREETISLMSSGDVIR; translated from the exons atgTGGCTGCTCCCGCTCTCCGTCCCCCTGCTGGGCCTGCTGGCCCTGCTGGCCCGTCAGCGGGGGATCCTGGCCGCGGGGCGGGGGGCTCTGAACCGGGTGCTGCGGTGGGCGCGGGGGCCGGCGTGCCCCAGGAGGACCCACGCCTTCGTGTTCTCCCAGTGCACCCATGGCCGGGCAGACAGCGTCCTGGAGACCTTTGACCTCTACGCCGAGACACACCACACCCTGGAGCTggggagggtcagag GGGTGGAGCTGGACGAGGTGGTGGTGCGCGCGGCCCCGCGGCGCGTGCTGGAGCTAGGCCTGGGCTGCGGCTACAGCGCGGTGCGGACCCTGAGgctgctgccccctggtgggcgGCTGCTGGCGGTGGAGGCGGACCCCCTCAGCGccgagctgggggaggagctagTGCTGGTGGCTGGGTTCAAACACCACCAG TTCGAGGTACTGACCTGCAGCTCAGCCGAGGCCATCGCTGGGCTGAGGCGGCCTCTCCATGGCgaccagggggaggaggaggggggtctgGACCTGGTCCTGATGGACCACGACCCCCAGCACTACCTCCCTGACCTGCGGGCCCTGGAGGGGTGGGGGCTGCTCCGCCCCGGGGGGTGCCTGGTCCTGATGGTGTTCCGGGGTCATAACTCCGTCGTCCGGCAAGAGGTCCTGGAACACGTGGAGTCGCGACCCCAGAGCTACTCCTCCTCCGTCAGGTCCGGCTGCGGGGGGATGATGGAGGTCCAATACCGGGAGGAGACCATAAGCCTGATGTCATCGGGTGATGTCATCAGGTGA